ACAAGTAAAATTTGTAAACCTTCATTCCAATGAAAAACTGTTTAGTACCTGACCATTTGAAGGTCTTTTCCAAATGACGGAACGAAGGTGAAGAAAGAATGATGTAGGATGCAAACCGCAGGCGTTACAAAAAGGAAACATGCCGCCAGGGAGCGTTACATGAAGGCAACAAGTTTAACAAATTGAGGTTAATCGTCTTTAAATCAACAATTTATGAATATATCAAAAGCCATTAAGTTTGTGTTAACTCAATGTTATCAAAATATGAAGCGGTTAAATCGATTGAATGTAGGTCGAAAGATTGTCGCCTTGAGGGAGGTTCAGTTTTTTCCTGAGTCGGTGGCGCATCACCCTGAGGCTGTCCTGTGACACGCCCAGCAATGTAGCCATATCCGTAGAAGTAAGGTTCATTTTGATCAATGCTACGAGCCGGAGATCGTTGGACGTAAGCGGTTCGGAAACGAGTTGGAGGCGATCAAAAAACGACTGGTGTACCTGCTCGAAGATGGTACGGAATTCCTCCCAATGCAGGTCATCGCTCAGGCCCTGGCTGATCTGCTCGGAAAGTTGCCGGATCTGTTTTTTCTGGTCCCTTTTATCATCTTTCGCCAGCCCGTCCAATGCCGACTGCAATTCTTCCAGCAGCTGGTTTTTGCGGATTACGTGCAATGTATAGCTGGTGAGCTCTTTGGTTTTGATTTCGAGTTGCTGTTTCAGGTTTTCTTCCAGCAGCCGTTTGTTCTCCAAATCCGCCTCCATAAGCTGGCTGCGGGCCTCGTACACCTGCTTGCTCTGTGCATGCAATTTTTGTTCGTTCCTGAATTTCAATTTCTGTCTGCTGATAATCAGCCCGGCGATAAAAATGACCAGCACGATCATTACCCCAATGGATGCGGAGATCAGCAGGTCAGTTTTTCTGGCCTGGACCAGTTTGTCAATTTCGCTATCTTTCTTTTCAATGTCGTAAAGCGTTTGAAGCAGCGCAAGTTGCTTGTTGCTTTCCTGGGAATAGATTTCGCTCATGTACTCACGGCTCATCGCGAGGTAGTAAAAAGCACTGTCATTTCGGTTCAGGAAGTTGTAAGCTTTGGCAACATCATTGTATGCACCCGAAAGCTGGTAAAATTCACCTTTTTTACGCGCCAGGTTCAATGCCTGGAAGCTGTAAGCCAGTCCTTCCCGGAATTTGCCCGTTTTGCGCAAAACGTCACCCAGATTGTTCAGTACTTCTATCTGGGCGCGTTCGTTGTGCTGCGCTTCGTTGAGTAAATATGCCTTGCTGAAATTAGAATAAGCGGAATCGTAGCGTTCCTGGTCCTCGTAAATGCTTCCCAGGTTTTCGTAAATCTTGGCCAGGCCCGGCTGGTGATTTTGCTGCTGGTAGCCTTCCAATGCTTTGTGCTGAAAATAAAACGCGCTGTCATAAAGCTGTTTCTTTTCATACAAATGTCCGATCCGCCCGTAGGTATCGGCCTTGCCCGCCTCGTTTTTCTGCTTTTGATAATAAAGCAATGCTTCATCGTACTGTTTTCGCGCGAGAGCGGTTTGTTTGCTTCTATAATAAAGCTCGCCAAGCACTTTTAGGTTTTCGGCCAGCAGGTTTGCAGCCTGCCGACTGCGATATATTTTGTCTGCTTTCAAAAGATAGTCCAGCGATTGTGGGTAATGTCCGGAGGCAAAGAGTATGCGGCCCATTTGCTGTAAATAGCCCGCTGCTTTCAGTTCATCATTTTCTTTGATCGCCTGGTTGTATTTGTCTTTCGTGGCCAGTAAAAGTGAGTCGGGACTGCGGAAACCGCTTTCGATGCGGTCGCGGTTATCCCTGGAAGCAGAAAAAGAAGGAGTATTTTGCGCATTGGAATGGCCATGTATGCAAGTCCAAAGCAGGAGGATAATGAAAACTTGTTGCTTCATTTTCGCAAAATTAGTCAACGCGTTGTCTTAATGACCGCCAGCTGGATTATCATTTTGTTAAGATTCGCAAACGCTTTTGCATGGCCAATGTTGCATGCCTGACGGCATTTGGAATACGAATATTGGATTTTTGCTACCGAGGTTCTATCGCTACGCGATTTATGCATTATCTAATGCCCGTAAATCGCGTGGCGATGAAACCTGGCTTGCAAATCGAATGTAACACCCGCCTTACGACTAGACCCAACTTGGGTATTTAGTCGGCGGAAAACGCTTTTATCCAGCAATGGTTACGCGCAACAAACTCTCTGACTATCACATGGCTAATTCTTCCTTCAAAAAACTAATAATCGCCTCCTTACTGCTATTAATGTTTTTGAAATGCCAAAATACCAACGCACAACAGGCGAGTGGAACAGGGAACATTTATGCACGGGAAAACCTGATAGCATGGTGTATCGTACCTTTCGATTCCAAAAACCGAGGACCAGTGGAGCGGGCAGAAATGCTGAATGAGCTTGGTTTTACCATGCTGGCTTACGATTGGCGCGAAAAG
The genomic region above belongs to Dyadobacter pollutisoli and contains:
- a CDS encoding tetratricopeptide repeat protein, translating into MKQQVFIILLLWTCIHGHSNAQNTPSFSASRDNRDRIESGFRSPDSLLLATKDKYNQAIKENDELKAAGYLQQMGRILFASGHYPQSLDYLLKADKIYRSRQAANLLAENLKVLGELYYRSKQTALARKQYDEALLYYQKQKNEAGKADTYGRIGHLYEKKQLYDSAFYFQHKALEGYQQQNHQPGLAKIYENLGSIYEDQERYDSAYSNFSKAYLLNEAQHNERAQIEVLNNLGDVLRKTGKFREGLAYSFQALNLARKKGEFYQLSGAYNDVAKAYNFLNRNDSAFYYLAMSREYMSEIYSQESNKQLALLQTLYDIEKKDSEIDKLVQARKTDLLISASIGVMIVLVIFIAGLIISRQKLKFRNEQKLHAQSKQVYEARSQLMEADLENKRLLEENLKQQLEIKTKELTSYTLHVIRKNQLLEELQSALDGLAKDDKRDQKKQIRQLSEQISQGLSDDLHWEEFRTIFEQVHQSFFDRLQLVSEPLTSNDLRLVALIKMNLTSTDMATLLGVSQDSLRVMRHRLRKKLNLPQGDNLSTYIQSI